From the Jilunia laotingensis genome, the window TCTATTGGTTCGGCAAAGGGGATCTGGTACTCATTTTTACCTTTCAAGTACTGATCAGTATTTGTGCGGGAAGTATTTTTCCTCTGCTGTGGTCGATGTATGCCGATTGTACCGATTATTCGGAATGGAAAACAGGGAACAGGGCTACAGGGCTGATCTTTTCGTCTTCATCAATGAGCCAGAAGTTCGGATGGGCGATAGGCACTGCGCTGACCGGATGGCTATTGGCCTATTTCGGATTTCGGGCGAATGCTGTGCAAAGTGAAGAGGCGATACATGGTATCAAGATGTTCTTGAGCTTTCTGCCTGCTGTCGGTACGGTGTTGAGTGTGATCTTTATCAGCATGTATCCTCTTAGTGAACAAAGGATGAAGAAGATTGAAGCGGAATTGGAAACTAAACGGAAGGACTAAATGATGGAAGCATTGCAAAAGCTATATAATGAAATGGAAGATATCCTTGTCTCCAATATTCTTCCTTACTGGATGAACGGGATGAAAGACAATGCGAGAGGCGGCTTTTTCGGACGCATCACCGGGAGGGACGTACTCATGCCCGATGCCCCGAAAGGAGCTATTCTTTGTGCGCGTATCCTTTGGACTTTTTCAGCAGCTTACCGGCTTCTTGGTAAACAGGAATATCTGGATATGGCTACACATGCCAAACGATATCTGATCGATTGTTTCTATGATCGCGATTTCGGGGGCGTATATTGGAGTCTTACTGCCGAAGGTGATCCGTTGGATACGAAGAAACAGGTGTATGCCATTGGTTTTGCCGTCTACGGATTGAGCGAATATCACCGTGCAACGGGTGATGAAGAAGCATTGACGTATGCTGTACGATTGTTCGATGATATTGAAAAGCACAGCTTTGACACGGTAAAGAATGGCTATCAGGAAGCTTTTACCCGTCAGTGGGAGGAGATAGCCGACATGCGCCTGAGCGAAAAAGATGCGAATGAAAGGAAGACGATGAATACTCATCTCCATATTCTGGAACCTTATACCAACTTGTACCGGGTCTGGAAAGACGATCGTTTGCGTGA encodes:
- a CDS encoding AGE family epimerase/isomerase; translated protein: MMEALQKLYNEMEDILVSNILPYWMNGMKDNARGGFFGRITGRDVLMPDAPKGAILCARILWTFSAAYRLLGKQEYLDMATHAKRYLIDCFYDRDFGGVYWSLTAEGDPLDTKKQVYAIGFAVYGLSEYHRATGDEEALTYAVRLFDDIEKHSFDTVKNGYQEAFTRQWEEIADMRLSEKDANERKTMNTHLHILEPYTNLYRVWKDDRLRERLHNLILLFTEKILNKETSHLQLFFNDDWQSKSSIISYGHDIEASWLLHEAALELGDTRLLASVEMVVRCIADAAAEGVTTEGGMIYERDTNTGHTDADRHWWVQAEAVVGYFNIYQHFDDPVALQRSLDCWEFIKKHLIDREHGEWFWSIRADGTVNREDDKAGFWKCPYHNGRMCMELMQRISK